The Vigna unguiculata cultivar IT97K-499-35 chromosome 11, ASM411807v1, whole genome shotgun sequence genomic sequence TCCCTGAAGTAGTGGCGGAACGAGAAGGAGCAACAGGCGAAAAACTTCGTACATTGTGCTGCATAAGATGTTCAAGACTCACATCTGCCTCTGGAGCAGTGCCAGAACGAGGTGGAGTGAAAATTGGAGCCAAACTTTCGTTGTCACGACCAGGGAATCGAATCCCCCTTGATTTCAAACTCTGCATCAGAAAAATGTTACATCAGTAAAAATTGGGTACCAAACTGATACATCTGAACGAAGTTGCTTATTAGattaaaacacatttttaaaaattgggactagattcacacatttttaaaagcggataccaaactgacacatctaaaCACTTTAAAGTGATAAtatcatccgactaattaaacataGTATCAAATCAAGATTTGGGCTTTATTGAACATAGATATAACTTGGATTGTAAAGTTGTGAAAGTACCTTGTAAGTTTGTGAATAGACAGGAAGATAGCGAAGTTCAATGGTGGACTCTCCCCATGCCTCAATCATCATCAAAGCCTTGTTCCTGGTATGAACAAAAGTGCAAGGGTCATCAACGAGCTTCACCATCTCATCAAGGACTCTCTCAGTTGCCACCTCCAAGAAAGCCTTGTCACAGTTCTTGACCAGTGCTTCAAGCAGAACCAGAGCCAGATACTGAGTTCTATGACTCTTGGAAACAACCCTCTTCTTTATTGCACGCACCACTTCAGCAGTGTTAAGTTGATCACCATTGACCAAGTCACAGAGATGAAGAATGATGGGCCAGTGAGGGTGGTGAAGGGTCTCAGAGGTAGCTTCCCCAACGAGCTTATCAGCATGGGTTGAATCCTGGAAAAACTCTTTCACTTTGAAGCTCACAGAACTCATTCCAGCACTCATCTTCCGACCCACTTCGGCTCCACCGATTTTCAGACGCTCCCCCAAAGCGTTCACTCTTCCCATCAGATtttcactcattttttttttccttcaccaGTGGCCTCAAAATTTGCAGAGAAAAAACTGCACTGAAGGTTACAGAGTGAAAACCAAAGGAGAAGGGTTTGAATTTCGGTGTTTTGTTGATGTGGGTGAAGAAGACAAAACAGTGTGTGGATATGTTCCTTGGAGTTTCAGCCTTCTCGTATTATAAGTCCAAAGCTCCAATTTGATATGATTCCTCGTACGTTACGTTAGATAAAATCAtcacaaaaagataaaacaggcttcaatattatttttcttgagGGAAAACTTCAACACGTTACacagaaaattttaattttttgtcttcgttatttcttctttttggaATGTTGCATTTTGAAAAGAGTGAtcttacaaaattgaaaaaaaaaatgtttgacaCCATTTAACTATCATTTATCAACtcttataagaataaaataattttaataaaagttaatttttatatttaaaaaaaagagtaaataataaCGAGTCACAGTatcaagtaaaaaaaatataatgtcaaaataccaatataaaataataacaaaaaataataataataaaaaaaatatgacgtCAAAATACTATTCTCAAAAGTTTTTACCACATGAAGAAAGAAACACCCTTCAAATTTCAATCCCCTGTTCTGATTTGACTCCTTTGTATGGATCACATTTTTGTTatgcataaaattaattaacgaTCATGTGTCTGTTTTATGTTGAGTAATTTATTTTCACTCGAAATtgtaaattacaaaattttaggGGAAATATTTAACACAAATAAATTGTGAATGTGCACGTATGAAATATTAGAATATGATATACTCAAGTTAAAATctttagataataaatttatatttttttatatatatatattcttaacaaataagtgaataaaaaattgatataaaaaatgttaattgtcTATTAAAGATTAACATAATATATTGAAGGCTAagacacttattttatttatttgctcattttcttttaatcacgaagtttattatttaagacTCGGAATATGATGCTGTACCTTTATTAAtaacttcaatttaaaaactaataattttcaaattaacgTCTTGATcacttctaatatatatatatatatattatcacaatccaaatgtataaataacatttaaaagtaAAGTTTTAATGGGTATAATTTGTTGTGAGTTACTAGTCGGTAGGTTTTCTATTagaatttgatatttaaaagtataataattgaaataaatggttatttatttattgtttatcaCCTTACTTTAGAAGGGTAAAGTTCTCTCGTATTGTATACAATGATATGATTGTAATTTATTGGTATTATTTGTAcaagttatttaatattttttaatcatgatAATTGTACGTACTATTATCATTTGAAACCCTTGTGTATGAATATGATACTTTATTCACTGTTAAAAACTCCAATtaagtcataatttttaaattaatatcaattttcaattttctctcttttgtgtATTATCAAACACAATGTAtgtaagtgaaaaaaaaaagaacacaaGAATTTAAAACCAAAACATCAATTTAATATACATGAAAGAAAACATTCAAccaaattacaattattttgtaataagaATACAATActgaaataaattattgaatgaaagggtatatatatatatatatatatatatatatatatatatataattaccttGCTTATACCAAATAGTAATCACATCAACTAATTAAAATAGgtatctaaaattaatttaattacctTACTTCTATAATActgttaatgttaattaatatttttttcacaagatGTTAAATTAACTATagttaataatcaataattaaagaGTAGAAGAAGTCATTATGAAATgccaaatattttaaagtaatatttttttttcataagaaaatattaaaattaaaatcatatatatatatatatatatatatatatatatatatatatatatatatatatatatatatatatatatatatatatttagagcGTTTATGTATAAATAGGTTAGTACCCTAACGGGCAGCATCCTACTACACCATTCTTCAACTTCTTCCAGACCGGAGAACCTTCTGCCGCCGTTACGCCCTTCACGGCGAACCTCCACCGTTGTCTGGGCGTCTCCGCCAATTGGTACtttttcctcttcctctctCATTGTTTCAAGCTtacttgtatttgttatttacCATAGCATCTGTGAAATAGTGTTttgcaattttaattttctgcATGATTCGATGTCGTAGCCTATTTATTCTGCATCATTGATAGATATTTTGTGTGGTTTTGCTTCATAACGAAGTAGTAATAGTGATGAAATATTTACTTCTTCGTTGATTACACAGCATCTGTGCGGATTTCAATCAGCTCTGGCATATTCTCTGGTTAAGCTTTACAAATGGCTGATGGTTCAGATAAAGCAGTTGAAAACGGTTCTTTGAACTCAGCAGAAGCAGAGAAGCCTCAGATTGAGCCCATAAGGCTGCCCTCGGTTGAGGAAATCCGTGGTCAAGACATTTGGAACAATTGTGCTGTGCGAAGTGTCGTCAGTGGAGTCATGGGTATGCCATTCATTCgttacctttttttcttttttttctaatgcaTACCTCTGTGTGTTGTTTCTTGCTCCTCTGTTTAACTGAATTGATTTTCCTGAAATGAATATGGTCTTTATACCATCAATTGTTCAAGTGTAGTGTGTTTATGAGATTTCAGCTTCATTTAGGATGTTCTTTCCACTAGTACCTATTAGGTACTTTGTATGATGGAAACTCTAAGATGGAATTTAGGATTATCCATAATTTGACTCATCATCCTTTATGCTGATGCTTCATCATTGTCTGTGAGGCAAGTAGATTAATATTCCCAATAggttttttatatgatttaggCTACTGTTTCAGTCCATTAATGACCTTTTTTGCTCGCATGATTTACGTTCAACATATTCAATTCGAGGAGTACCACCGCATCGAATATGTCATTGAATGAACTTGAGTTTCTTGGGATTCATGTGATGTTCCTTTTAGGCGGTGGACTTGGCATCTTCATGGGTTTATTTCTTGGAGCACTGGACAACCCACTGATGCAAGAGGAAATGACTGGCAGACAACAACTTATATATCAAGCAAAGCAGATGGGGAGAAGGAGTTGGAGTTCAGCCAAAGCATTTGCTGTTATGGGTTTTGTATTCTCAGCTGCTGAATGTGTTGTTGAGAAGGTCTAATGGATTTGATCATTTGAGGAATGGAAATATATGTTTACAATATGAGGCTCATTCTTCTTACCACGTGGGcccttgatttttttttcaggcTAGAGCGAAACATGACATAACAAATACCGTAGTTGCTGGATGTGCAACTGGAGGTGCAATATCAGCAAAAGGTAACACATTCTATCATTTTATCGtgtttttatttctcttaattTAACAAAGGAACTGCATAAATGGGCTGGCAAGGCTTGTATAAAAGGGACTTAGAGACCTATGCGCATAAATGTGATACCGCAAGATTGCACTTTGCTATTATATGTTTGGTTTTTATCTTAGATACTGGGTTCCTTGGAAGAAAAAAGGATGCACTTTTGGAAGTGGTTTACTTTTGCAGATATATCATTAATAAATACTGTGTATAAAAATGATTGTAGAAAAAATGAGAAACTAAACTTTGGTGGTTTGGGCATGTTGGAGATGACCTGAAGAAGCCCCTCGTAAGGACAGTAGGTCAGATGGAGATAGCTCATATGCTAGAGGCAGAGACTTAGAAAAACTATAGGCATTTCCATTATGAAAAATTTAGAAGACAATTGCTGGAGGCAGAGGCTAAGAAAAATTTTGAAGTCAATAATTTGTctatataaattattcattacaaaatattatgGTGTTGTTTGATCATATCCATGTAGATGACTCCACCTAGTGGGAACAAGGCTTGGTTGTTGAAGAATGGATCATTGATTTTCAAGAGCTGATGTTCGTTACAGTGCTCTATGCTTTGCATCCACacactatttttgaaaatgatcaCAACCTCAATTTTTATTGTCACTAAACTCCTGTTTCACAACAGAATTTaataatcattgaaaaatgattttgtagtatttatatattacaattCAAATCCTTTTCCGAAGATACCAAGAATTTAATATAACTAactactataataaaaataaagcataaaatGATTTTTCTTGTCAGTTCCTAAACATAGATGATTCATTTTCAAGAATTGGTTCTGGTTCTTTGAAGCTTGAATCCCTTGCTCTGAACTTTTAACTTCACAGAAACGGATATTTCTTCTCATCTCAACTGAAATGTTAGCTGCAAGGTAGAAGGAACTTGTCCTTACTGTTTTAGGATGAGGGTTGATGAGTGGGTTCTGGGAATGGCCAACAAAGATGGTAGGCGATAGTGATGTGTATGTAATGCAAGTTGGTGCTTGTTTACTCTGATACTTGGAAACCTACCTACAAATAGCCCAATCTTGAAACTATTTATACAGTACCACCCTACACTCAAAAGACATACCAATTCGAAAGGCTAGTTGCCTAAGTCAGCGCTGCCTCCCTGTAGAGGAGTGCAGTAACCAGGGAACATGGCATCCTTGGAGATCATAAGGTGGTGCCCCTGACCCAACGCACATGAGAGGTTTTTCTTCTTTGGGGAGCCTTGGCCACAATCCCCTCTATACACACGgctattttaaaattgttctatTTATTACCTTTCAAAGTAGTTTTATCGTTAAATGTTCTTTTGTGCTGTAGATAAAATCCGGAAATCAGATAATACACTTTGGTAGAAACCAATTCAATAGATCTTGTGACCGTAGAACCTTGGGAGGGACATGAAACGAGTGATAGGTGGAATGAGAAAGGAATAGAGGGGAGAGAGGTATACTAAAAGGATAATGAACCGGCAAACGACGAATAGAAAATCAAATCCTTTTATGAACCTGTTCTCAACCTTCTTTTATTCCTTCATAACGTATGTTAAAGTTTCCCTTATTGTGACGTGGTTCTAGGTGGTCCAAAGGCAGCTTGTGTTGGTTGTGCTGGCTTTGCGGCATTCTCCGTCGTAATAGAGAAGTTTTTGGAGAGACATCAGTAAGTAAATTGACGTCATCCTAACACATTTTTTGAGTTCTTGAAGTCTTTGGCCTATTTTATACCGGGACGTGATTGTGGAGCACACATACTGCAGCATTTATTTACATCAATAATTCATTTGTATACGATGTCAAATGCATTTCCAAACTAGGGAAAGCTGTGATGTAATGATACGATTTAGTATTAAGCAATTTAAATAGTTGTTTTCTTTATGAACTTGTGACTGAATAAATCTCTGACGCATTCAGCATTTTACAGCCGCCATGCTGTCAGCATATCTTATTGCAAATGCCTAGATAGGAGCGCTCATTCTGAATGATCCActtatacacacacacacacacacacacatatatatatatatatatatatatatatatatatatagagagagagagagagagagagagagagagagagagagagagagagagattctCATGGGAGATACATGCAACTATTAGTCTATTAGTAACTAGCGTAATAAACAAGATACATGGACGCAACCGTATTTCCTCAGGACGAAGTAAATAGGGTATATATTTGACTGCATGAAGTCTCAGAAAAGAATTACTACACTGAGGATCTccagatttattttatttctacaaCCCAGTTGGTTATTGGACATTTACCATCCAACATCCCAAAAATACTCTAATAAGCTCATATATATGACCCAAATTTCACGCATATTCATTTGCAAATCATAGGATCAGGCAGTAGATTTTGCTGGACTGGCAGATTGACCATCCTTGGTTGCCTGTTGAGCTTCAGGTTTGGAGGGTTCGTTAACTGTGGTGACCACTTGAGGTTCAGGTTTGGAGGGTTCATTAACTGTGGTGACCTGCTGAGTTTCAGATTTTGAGGGTTGATCAACTGTGGTGGCCTGTTGAGGTTCAGGTTTTGAGGGTTCATTGACTGTGGTTGCCTGTTTAGAGGTTTGATCAGGTGTGGTGGGTTCCTCCGACATGGTGGTTCCTTGATTATTCTGCGCCAAAACCTTCTCCTTAGTTTTCTGTCCCACTTCCTCTGCTTTCTTTGCAACCCTGTTGTAAGCACCTGTGACCCATGTAGCCCCAGTCAACACATACCGATTCTTCATTATAGCAGATCCAGCACTGGACACCGACTGCTCAGCTGCTGAAATTGCAGTTTTAGTCTTCTCTGAGACTTGAAATTTCTCATCCATTTCTTTCACCTTGTCATTCACTATAACTGTACCAGCACTGATCTTTTCAGTAAATCCCACCTTCTGGTCCAAAGAAGCAACTTTTGCTGAAGCCGTGGAAGTAAGTCGGTGCCTTTCATCAAAGGATTTTGCTCGATACAATGCATCTTTACCCAAAATGAAGCCCTTGGCTAACATGGTGCTTACAACATCCTCTGCCTTTCTCATACCAGATTCCCCACTTTCAGCGTTACCAATCTGTGTTACAGGTCAGAATCATTACACTATAAATTGTCTAACATGGTTGTCAACATATTATAGAATACCAAATTTATTGAAAGTCATAAGTTAAAACTTTTGACAGCATATTATGTGGAGATTATTGGGGATAAATAGAGGGAATAGTTACTGGAGATTCAGTCGATGAAGGCAGAGGATAATCGTTAGCCAATTCAATGTTCAGAGACTGTCCACACACAACTGCTCCCTGGAGACACCAACACAAGTTTCATGTCAGCTCTTaaacatgaaattaattttgcCACTTCTACTATAATAATCAAACTGTTACCATTACCATGCTTTCCCATAAAAGAAAGAGGTGCATATTGTTTTGGTGTTAGCAAGCATTTGTCAAATAGAGAATATTAACTGTTGAAAcattaatatttcaatatagAGAGCAAAATTAGACAGAAGGCAATGAGAATGAATCTACCGAGAGAAGAACTGCAGTTTCTGCTCCCTCTGGAGTACTGAAGGTGACATACGCAACTTTGGAACTTCCCTTGTCACTGAAAAATTGAGAGATGTTATATGCTGCATGTTCTAaccaaaatttaattcatattgtGTACACAAACCTTTGCATTTCAACATGTTCAATTTTTCCAGGAAAGGTAAGAAATTCCCTCAAATCTTGCTCGGTTGCACCTGAAGAGATGTTACTCACTTTCACCGATCTCATCTGTTAAACAGACAAATAGATTAGCATTTTCAACAGTAAAAGTTAAGTAGATTGTCCTCACATCACATTCATATTCCCattaatttcagtttttttcaCGTTTTCTGATTGCAATGATTTCTGGAGGAAAT encodes the following:
- the LOC114170545 gene encoding mitochondrial import inner membrane translocase subunit TIM22-4-like isoform X1; this translates as MADGSDKAVENGSLNSAEAEKPQIEPIRLPSVEEIRGQDIWNNCAVRSVVSGVMGGGLGIFMGLFLGALDNPLMQEEMTGRQQLIYQAKQMGRRSWSSAKAFAVMGFVFSAAECVVEKARAKHDITNTVVAGCATGGAISAKGGPKAACVGCAGFAAFSVVIEKFLERHQ
- the LOC114170545 gene encoding mitochondrial import inner membrane translocase subunit TIM22-1-like isoform X4, which encodes MADGSDKAVENGSLNSAEAEKPQIEPIRLPSVEEIRGQDIWNNCAVRSVVSGVMGGGLGIFMGLFLGALDNPLMQEEMTGRQQLIYQAKQMGRRSWSSAKAFAVMGFVFSAAECVVEKARAKHDITNTVVAGCATGGAISAKEKMRN
- the LOC114170545 gene encoding mitochondrial import inner membrane translocase subunit TIM22-4-like isoform X3, coding for MADGSDKAVENGSLNSAEAEKPQIEPIRLPSVEEIRGQDIWNNCAVRSVVSGVMGGGLGIFMGLFLGALDNPLMQEEMTGRQQLIYQAKQMGRRSWSSAKAFAVMGFVFSAAECVVEKARAKHDITNTVVAGCATGGAISAKDDLKKPLVRTVGQMEIAHMLEAET
- the LOC114170545 gene encoding mitochondrial import inner membrane translocase subunit TIM22-4-like isoform X2: MADGSDKAVENGSLNSAEAEKPQIEPIRLPSVEEIRGQDIWNNCAVRSVVSGVMGGGLGIFMGLFLGALDNPLMQEEMTGRQQLIYQAKQMGRRSWSSAKAFAVMGFVFSAAECVVEKARAKHDITNTVVAGCATGGAISAKESKIRQKAMRMNLPREELQFLLPLEY
- the LOC114170656 gene encoding TOM1-like protein 1 is translated as MSENLMGRVNALGERLKIGGAEVGRKMSAGMSSVSFKVKEFFQDSTHADKLVGEATSETLHHPHWPIILHLCDLVNGDQLNTAEVVRAIKKRVVSKSHRTQYLALVLLEALVKNCDKAFLEVATERVLDEMVKLVDDPCTFVHTRNKALMMIEAWGESTIELRYLPVYSQTYKSLKSRGIRFPGRDNESLAPIFTPPRSGTAPEADVSLEHLMQHNVRSFSPVAPSRSATTSGSDVSLANLMHHEVHVKNLTSQQTEEAFDVARNSFELLSTVLSSSTQKDVVKDDLVTTLVQQCRQSQITVHRIIETSWDNEALLCEALNINDEIQKVLKRYEEMMKKKKKHEPEGDEAPHFREEKALVRRSGSSRSGNRGNQDDMLDDLDEMIFGKRGGFDEEQYPKKQHSSTKDDLISF
- the LOC114170544 gene encoding binding partner of ACD11 1-like, with the translated sequence MRSVKVSNISSGATEQDLREFLTFPGKIEHVEMQSDKGSSKVAYVTFSTPEGAETAVLLSGAVVCGQSLNIELANDYPLPSSTESPIGNAESGESGMRKAEDVVSTMLAKGFILGKDALYRAKSFDERHRLTSTASAKVASLDQKVGFTEKISAGTVIVNDKVKEMDEKFQVSEKTKTAISAAEQSVSSAGSAIMKNRYVLTGATWVTGAYNRVAKKAEEVGQKTKEKVLAQNNQGTTMSEEPTTPDQTSKQATTVNEPSKPEPQQATTVDQPSKSETQQVTTVNEPSKPEPQVVTTVNEPSKPEAQQATKDGQSASPAKSTA